The genomic stretch CTACACTATTGTCGAAATACCCATATAAAGATCACTGCTAGCTATAGCACTGTTGGCATGACACCACGAGTCATGTCCCTCTACGGTGCGAGTGCTGTCATCGTCTCGTGAATTTCGTCCGTCGTCGCTCCACGCGGGAACGAAACGTAAACCGCGTCGACGCCGTCGATCGACTCGAACTTCTCGAGTTGGTCTCGAGCGTCCGCCGGCGTGCCGGCAGCGCCCATCTGCTCGCGAAGTTCGGACTGGACGAGGTCGACCGCGTGGTCGCGTTCGTCTTCTTGCCAGGCGTCGTGGATTTCGTGAGCAAGGTCCTCGTAGCCTTGTCGAGCGAGGTTGTCCCGGTAGAACGTCCCCATGCCGCCGATGTAGAAGGCGATATGCTGTGAGACGAGTTCGTTCGCTCGCTCTGCGTCCTCGAGTGCACAGCACCCGACCGACAGCGTAACACGAATGTCATCCGGATCGCGATCACCCAATTCGGCACCGCGTTCGAGGTCCTCGAGTCGCTCTTCGATGCCGCCGCTGGTGTAGTTGACCGCGTGCCAGCCGTCGGCGAAGCGTCCGACCAGTTCGACCGCTTTCGGGCCGAGCGCCGCTGCGTCGATCGGTGGGGCCGGGTCGGGCGCGTCACACCGCAGTCTAAACCCGTTCAGATCGAAGTACTCGCCGTCGTACTGCACGGGTTCGCCGGTCAGAACCTGCTTGACGATGTCGATCGTCTCCCGTGTTCGCCTGAGCGGGTTCCCGAACTCCTGTCCATGCCAGTTCTCGATGACGATCGGTCCGCTCGGACCGACGCCGAGGCGGAATCGACCGTCAGTTGCCTCCTGCAACGTCGCTGCAGTCTGGCCCAGCAGTGCCGGCGAGCGCGAGTAGACGTTGACGATACTCGTTCCGAGGCCGATCTCGTCGGTTCGTTCTGCGGTCGTGGCGATCGCCGTCACGGCGTCTCGACCCCACGATTCCGGAAACCACGCTCGGTCGTATCCAAGCTCTTCCGCGGTGATCGCCTGATCGACGAGCGCATCGAGCGTCGGCTGTGCGCCGACTGGCAGAAAGACGTCTCGTTCTGTCATACGACAGTATGGTCGTAGACGAGTCGTATAAAGTTATACGTGTGTCACCCACCGCCATAGTTATGTATTCTCATGTGAACCTGAGCGTGTATGCAGGAATCATTTGAAACCACGACAGTGGAATTCGACGAAGACACCGGCGTTGGACGAGTAACGTTGAACCGACCCGACGCACTCAACGCACTGAGCGGACAACTCCGCGAGGACATCGTCGAAAGCCTTCGACTGCTAAATGAGCAAAACGACGACGAGATCGCGCTCCGAGTGGTCGTCATCAGCGGTGCGGCGGGGAACTTCTGTGCCGGCGCCGACATCACCGAGTTCGAGGATGCCTCCCCCGGTGGCAGCCCCGAACGCACCCACTACCAGTTCATTATGGACTTCCCGGTGCCAGTGATCGCAAAGATCGACGGCTACTGTCTCGGCGGCGGACTCGAGACGGCGATGGCCTGTGACTTCCGGTTCGCGGCCGAGGATGCACGCCTCGGGCTTCCAGAAGTCGACCTGGGTATCATCCCCGGAGCCGGTGGCGTCCAGTATATTTCCGAACTGGCCGGTCCCGCCGCGGCCAAAGAGATCGCGATGACCGGAGATCACATCAGTGCGACCCGTGCGGACGAACTCGGCATCGTCAACCGCGTTCCAGACGATCTGGACGAGGCGACACAGAAATTCGCGGAGAAGATCGCCTCGAAACCACCGCTCGCGATCCAGACGATCAAAAATTCCGCTCGCATTTCCACTCAGACGTCGCTCAAGGAGGGGATCGATTACGACAATAAGGTGTTCGAGCCGCTACTGGCAACTGAAGATCACAAAGAAGGCGCTCGAGCGTTCGCCGAAGACGACTACGAGCCGGAGTTCACGGGCCGCTAAGCCGTTTCGGTACTTCGGGATCCGCCCCGTCCCGAACCCTATTATTGAAGTGAGTCAACGTGTATCGTACACTATGCAACTCAACGGAGTACGTATACTCGACCTCACACGCTTGCTTCCGGGCCCGTACGCGACCCAACTGCTCGCCGATTCCGGTGCTGAAGTAATCAAAGTCGAAGACACTGGTGCCGGTGACTACGCTCGACACGGCCAGCCTCGCTCCGAGCGAGACGTCGGCGCCATCTTCGAGATGGTCAACCGAGGGAAGAAGAGCGTCTCGATCGATCTCAAGTCCGACGAGGGAACGGAGGCCTTCTACCGACTCGTGGAATCGGCTGACGTCGTCTTCGAGCAGTTTCGTCCCGGCGTCGTCGACCGACTCGGCATCGATTACGAGACGCTGTGTTCGTACAACGAGGACCTGATCTACTGCTCGCTGACCGGGTACGGACAGGAAGGGCCGTGGTCGGACCGAGCGGGCCACGATCTGAACTACGTCGGGTTAGCCGGACTGCTCGATATGACTCGAGAATCTCCCTCGGATAAACCCCAGATGCCTGGATACCCGATCGGAGATATGAGCGGCGGACTGTTCTCCGCGTTCGCGATCACCGAAGCGTTGCTATCGCGCGAACTCGGTAACACCAACGGTGAGTACATTGATGTCGCGATGAGCGACGTCGTCGCCTCGTTTTCGCAGTCGGTCACGTATCAGGCGCTGACTGGTGATCCGGCCGAACCGCGCCCCGGTGAAACCGCGCTTTCGGGGAAGTTCCCGTGGTACGACAGCTATGCGACGGCAGACGGCAAATGGGTCACGCTCGCCGCGCTCGAGCCGAAGTTCTGGCGGGCCTTCTGTGAAGCTGTCGGGGCGGAACACCTCATCGACGCTCACGACGACCACGATACGGAGACGTTCGCGACGGTGCGCGCGGAACTCGAGGACCTGTTCGCCGAACGGACTCGTGAGGAGTGGGAGGACGCGCTCGGCGACGTCGATGCGGCTTTCGGCGGCGTCTACACACCCGCAGAGATGGTCGAACACCCACAACTCGAGGCACGAGAGATGATCGAGCGACCCGAGAACGCCCCGTCGCGGATCGGCTTCCCCGCACGCTCGAGCGAAGCGCCAGCGGGGGCGGGCGAAACCCTCCCGGCCCAGGGCGAGCACACCGATTCCGTGCTCTCAGCGGTGGGATACTCGGACGCGGAACTCGAGGAACTTCGGGACGCGGACGCGATACGGTAACGACAGTACGGCTGTGCCGGCCCATTGGTATTCTCGTAGTGTGACTTACTCTCAGCTAAAAACGGTATCGTCGCGGTCGACGGCCTAGCCGCTACGGATTTCGTCGAAAGCCTGTGTCATTTCTTCTTGCATTGGTAACACGACATCCCAGTCGATCCACGTCAGGTCGTCCGGGTGTTCCGTGTAGTCCGGCAATTCAGTGATTTCCTCCGGCGGATCTTCGATCGGAATTGGGTAGTCGATGTTCGTCGATAGCTCTACGAGGTTGTCCCGTTCGTAGAGCCAATTGAGGAGTTCGTGTACCGTTTCCTCGTTCTCACTCTCTTCGGGGATCGCGTATCCTTCGCTGTGCGTGACGGCTCCTTCCTCGGGGATGAAGTACTCGATCGGATAGTCGTCAGCCTGTAACGAGAGGACCCGGCCGCCCCAGGCCGAGGAGATTACCGCTTGTTCTTCACGAAGAAATTGCATGTGTTGGTCGCCCGACTCCCAGTACTGGAAGACGTTCTCGTGTTGGTCCTCGACCTTCTCGATAATCGCGTCGAAGACGTCGTCGTCTTCGATTTCGTTGATGTCTTCGCCCGCGGCAGCCGCAGCGTTGGCAAAGCGCGCATCCGGTCCAGCGAAGAGCGAGATCTGGCCTTCGTACGCTTCGCGTTCGATCTCGTCCCAGGAATCGAACTCGTCGACCTCCTCTGTGTTGTACGCGAGACCTTGCGTCGAGATGTACCGGTAGACGCCGTCCTCGTGGTCCTCGAGGAACGGCGCGTCGTGCCACGGTCCGTCGATGTTGTCGTAGTTCGGAATTTCTCCGTAATCGAGGTCCATGAGGACGTCTGCCTCGCGAAATTGAGCGAACCCGTTCGGCGACGGATTGCAAAAGTCGATCTCGCCGGGACTCCCTTCGAGGACGCTGAGCATTTCCGTATCGTCTGCGACCTCCATGTGCTGGACGTCGACGTCGTTTTCGTCCTCCCACTCGGTCAAGATGTCTCTGAATGCATCCTGGGTTGCACCGCCACGTCCCATGTACTGTAGCGTATCACCGCCTCCGCCGAGACAACCGGAAATCCCAATGCCGGTTGCGACGGCCCCGGTCTGTAATACCCGCCGACGCGTGATGCCTGGAATGGTGTGTTCACCCATGACACCATGTACGGCAATCACTAACATGATAGGTGTTCTGGTCGACTAACCGACTCCAGCAGTTAATACAAAACCAGGACGTGCTAGGAAAATTCAGAAGGAGAAGAGGTCGACACCGCCAGTCACGCCGATAACTTGGCCTGTGACGTAACCGGCCTGTTCCGAACTGAGGTAGGTGATCATGTCGGCAACGTCGGCTTCACTCCCCAGTGCGCGCATCGGTGTCGCCTCGGCGATTCGCGCGAAGTAGGGGTCGACGTTCTCTCGTAGTTCGTCAGGGTCCATATCAGACCACTCGCCGACGACGATGTTCGGTGCGATGACGTTCGAGGTGACGCCCGCCTGTGCGCCCTCGAGGGCCATCGTCTTTCCGACACCGATCATCGCTGCTTTCGTTGCCGAGTAGGAGAACTGACCGAATCCGCCGTACCAGCCGGCCATCGACGACATATTGATGACGCGACCCCAACCGCGCTCGCACATCCTGGGGAAGACTTCCTTGCTAATATTGTAGGTTCCGGTGAGGTTGATCTCGACGTCGCGATCCCAGACATCGTCCTCGAAGTCACCGATACGAGCTCTCGCGTCGACCATCGCTGCGTTGTTCACGAGGATGTCGACGCCGCCGAACTCGTCTCTGACGTCGCCGATTGATTCGCTCACGTCGGCTCGATCCGTGAGGTCACACGCGACTGCCATGGCGTTGCCGCCGCCTGCGGTTTCGTTGATCTCCTCGGCTACTTGCGCGGCCCCGTCTTCGTCGACGTCTAATGGGACGACGTTGACGCCTTCCTCGGCGAGTTTGCGACAGTCTTCACCGCCAATTCGACCGCCACCGCCGGTGACGACCGCAGTCCTATCGGTAATACCTAAATCCATACCATCTCGTGAGATACTGTCTACCATAATAACAGTTCCCCTTTCGGAAATCTCGGTCGTGTTCGTCTCGGTGACCGAACGTTTCTGTCCCGTGACCAATGAGAATTTTTAACACAGGAGTTCACCTCTCTGAGGGTACATATGATAGACGATAGTGATATCGAGCCACGCGTGGATACTTACCGGTTCTATCGCGAAGAGTGGGACGACTACGAAGAACTGTACGAGTCCTTCGAGTGGGAGATTCCCGAGACGTTCAACATGGCGACGTTCCTCTGTGAACGGTGGGCGACCGGCGAGGCCCGTCCCGCGCTCTTCGACGCCTCGAGCGCCAACTCGAGAACTCGATACAGTTTCGACCAGCTCGAGGAGAACGCGAACCAGCTCGCACAGGCGTTCGCCGACCGCGGGATCGAACGCGGGGACCGGATTGCTGTCAGCGGGGCACAGCGAGTCGAAACGCTCGTCACACACATCGCAGCGTGGAAACTCGGTGCCGTCTCGGTTCCGTTGAGCGTCCTCCTCGGCCCGGATGCGCTGTCGTTTCGCCTCGAGGACAGCGAGACAGTGGCATTCGTCGCCCACGACGACAGTCTCGAGGCGCTCCGGACCGTTGCCCCCGATATCGGGGTGCTCGAAACCACGCTCGTCGTCGGTGACGAGTCGCTGACCGACGAGGAGACGGCGTTCTGGGATGCACTCGAGGGACAGCCATCGACGTTCGAGACCGTTTCGACGCCGGCCGACGATCCGGCGATGATGATCTACACGAGCGGGACAACCGGGAACCCGAAGGGCGTGATTCACCCACACCGTAGCATGCTGGGTGCACTGCCGGCAGTGTTGCTCGGCCAGTACAACCTCCAGGTGCGTGCAGACGACGTCAATCGCACCGTCGTCGAGTGGTCGTGGATCGGTTCGCTGTATCTCAGTCTCTTCCCGGCGCTGTACTTCGGCACGCCGACGGTTATCGATGCGAGCGGCGAATTCGATCCGGAACGGGAGTTCGAACTGATCGATCGGTACGACGTGACGACGACTGGCGGTCCAGCGACTGCGCTTCGCATGCTGGTCCACTCCGAGAGCGCCGACCGATACGATCTCTCGAGCGTTCGCGTCATCGTTCAGGGTGGCGAGGCCCTCGATCGAGACACGGCAACGCGACTGACCGACGTTTTCGAGAACGCCGTCGTACACGAAGTGTACGGGCAGACAGAGGCCTTGCAGTTCGTCGCCGACTGCACGGCACTCGGGGTCGACCACCAGTTCGGTAAGATGGGCAAGGTCGCCCCCGGACACACCGTTCGGATTCAGGATCCTGAAACCGGCGAGTCCCTCGAGCGGGGTGAAGTCGGTGAAATCGCACTCGAGTACGACGGCAACCCCATGTGCTTCGAGGAGTACTGGAACCGATCGGACGCTACCGCCGAAAAGGTTCAAAACGGGTGGTTACGAACCGAGGATCTGGGCGTGCTGTCCGAGGACGGTTATCTCTCCTTTCGAAGCCGAACGGACGACGTCATCATTAGCTCCGGCTACAAGATCGGCCCGACGGAAATCGAGGAGTGTCTGGCCGAACACGACGCGGTTGCTTCCTCGGGCGTGATCGGCGTGCCCCACGAAACGCGGGGAGAAATCCCCAAAGCGTTCGTGGTACTCACCGACGACGCCGACGCGTCCGAGTCGATGCGAGAGACACTCCAAGACCACGTCCGCTCACGGCTGGCGAAGTACCAGTACCCCCGTGAGATCGAGTTTGCCGACGAACTTCCGAAGACGTCGACGGGCAAGGTTCGCCGTCTCGACCTGCGTAAGCGAGAAGGACTCGCGCCGTCTTGATTCGAAATCGGCAGCGAGCGCTTATATATTCGGCTCGCAAACGACCGTTCATGGCAGATTCCGATCGAACGCCCGCGAGTGGGATCGAGCGACGGGTGCATCGATTCGAGTTCACGGTCGAATGGCCACCGGGACACGCGGCGGCGTACCTCCTCGACGGTGACGAAACGGTCCTCGTCGACGCGGGGATGCCCGGCGACGACGCCAGAAGCGAGCTTTCCGCCGGCTTGGCCGCCTCTCGACACGACCTCGACGTCGATCACCTCTTGCTCACCCACGCACACAGAGACCACATCGGGCAGGTTCGGACGCTACTCGAGAACGGATCGCCGACCGTGTACGCGCCACGACAGATCGCAGAGCGATTCCAACGGGACGTAGAGACGATTGCGACGGCGACCCGGGCGAACCTCGTCGAGGCCGGCGTCGACGAGGACGTACTCGACACTGCAGCCGACCGCCTCGTCGGATTTCATCGAACCATCCGGGAGCTACTGCCACTCGAGGCGGTCGACGTCTGGCTCGACCACGGGAGCCCCGTCGACATCGGCCCGCTTACAGTCGAGCCGATTCACGCGCCGGGCCATCACGTCTCGCAGTACTGCTATCGGACGGAACTCGACGGCGAGCGGACGCTGTTCTCCGGCGACGTCGCGATGGAACCGTTTCGCGCGCCGGCACTGCTCGTCAACTTCGACGATGGCGTTCGCGAGTCGGTCACGACCTTCCTCGAGTCGTTACACCGCCTCACGTCGTACGCCGTCGATCGCGTCTATCCCGGCCACGGCCCGGTACACGCCGAGTACGACGCCATGGTCGCGCGATCGATTGCAGATATCGAGACGCGTCTCGAGGAGACCGTCGATGCAGTTTCGACGAACGGCACGACGGCGTTCGATCTCGCGTACGAACGAACAGGACGGACGCACGATATCGAACGCTTACTCGTCGAAACGGTCGGCATGCTCTCTCACCTCGAGACGGAGGGGCGTGTCGAATCGACGCTCGAGGACGGCGTTCGATACTATTTTCCGGTGTAAGCATGCTGTCGACGGACCAGTGCGTGTCACCGCTATCGATCGGTGGGTCGGTGGCCACGCCAGTAGTCCACGCGAGATTTTATTATCAGTGCCATGTAACTCAGAACGATGGTACCGAACCACACGATATACGGTGAGCAGAATCGTCCACGATCCAACCAGCCTGTCGAGACGGAGGCTCTCCGATGACGCGCTCGCAGTTCAGCGTCGATGGCCAGACGGCCGTCGTCACGGGTTCCTCGAGCGGGATCGGGAAGGCCATCGTCGAACGCTTTGCCGACGACGGCGCGAACGTCGTCGTCACCTCGAGAGAAGCGGCCAACGTCGAACCGGTCGCCGACGAAATCAACGAGAGCGATGCCCCCGGCGAGGCGCTCGCACTCGAGTGCGACGTGACGGACCGTGGTGCCGTCGAGGAACTCGTGCGGACGACCGTCGACGAGTTCGGTAGCCTCGATATTCTCGTTAACAACGCCGGCGCGAGCTTTCAAGCGTCGCCCGCCGAAATCAGCGAGAACGGCTGGAAGACGATCGTCGACATCAACCTCCACGGGACGTTCCACTGCTCGCAGGTCGCCTACGAACAGATGAGTGCCGACAGTGGCGGCCAGATAATCAACGTTGCGAGCGTCGCCGGCCAGCGTGGCTCGAAGAACATGAGTCACTACGGCGCAGCCAAAGCGGCCGTCATCAACTACACGACCTCGGTAGCGGCCGACTGGTCGGAAGACGACGTGTGGGTCAACTGCATTGCTCCGGGCCTCGTTGCGACGGAGGGTGTTCGAACACAGATGGGAATCGACGGAGATGTCGACGCGATCGATCGCTCGAGAGCCGACCGGACGATCGGTCGTCCCGAGGAGGTCGCCGATCTCGCACAGTTCCTCGCCAGTCCGGCATCGTCGTACATCGTCGGCGAGACGGTTACGATAAAGGGTGTCCCACGACTCGAGGAGTAACTGATTCGCTCTTCGGGATCGACGTCCGAGAACGGTGTGGTCCGTTAGCTTTGAATCTCGTTGTGTCGCTGCTCTAACTCCTCTTGCAACGGAACGATGTCGGACCAGTCGATCCAGACGAGGTCGTCCGGGTCTTCGGTGTACTCCGCGCGTTCAGTGATCTCTTCGGGAGGGTCCTCGAGCGGAACGGGGTATTTGTGAGTTTGTGCCAGTTCGACGGCGTTCTCGCGTTCGTAGATAAAGTCGAGAAGATCGTACACCTCCTCTTTCATGTCGCTTTCCTCGACGATGGAGAACGCGGTCGACCACGTGATACACCCCTCCTCTGGTATAACGTACTCGACCGGGTAGCCGTCCTCCTGAAGGTTCTCCGCACGTCCGCCCCACCCTTCGGAAACGGCGGCCTGTTCCTCTCGGAGCAACCGCATGAACTCGTCGCCGGCGGTCCAGTAGGTGAACACGTTCTCGTGTTGGTCTTCCATCTCTGCGACGGCGTCCTCGTAGAGGTCGTCGTCGTTCGCGGCCTCCGCGATGTCGTATCCGAGGCTCGCGCACGAATTTCCGAACCGCGAAACGGCGCTGTCCTGGAGCGTCAATTCGCCGTCGTACTCCTCGTCTTTCATATCTTCCCACGACGAGATATCGCCGTGTTCGGTGTTGTAGATCAACCCCTGAGTCGAAATGTAATAAAAAATTCCGTAGGGATTGTCGTCAACGAGCGGTGCAGACTGCCAGGCGTCGTCCACGTTGTCGTAGTTCGGGACTCGATCGACGTCGATCTCCGCGAAGAGACCCTCGTCGTGCTCGAGTCGGTTGAGTTCGTATGCCCACGATACTAAGTTCGCGAAGTCGAAGTCGTTCGGATTGGCTGCGATGAGTTCGACCATCTCGGCGTCGTCCGCGACTTCCTGGTGTGTGACGTCGATCCCGCTATCTGCGCTCCACTCTTCGAACAGTTCGCGTTCGGCGTCCTGCGTGATTCCACCGCGGCTAATGTATCCGAGCGTGTCGTCGTCGCTGCCCCCCAGACACCCCGCAACGGCGGCTCCCGCGACGACGCTGCCCGTCTGAAGCACCTGTCTCCTCGTCGGTTGTTGAATGGTATTGTCTACCATACTACTCGTTCCTCACTAGTGGCCTATATTAATCCTCTTATTGCAACCGTCGTCACAGAACGAATACTAACCGATACGGCTAATAAGATAAAATCGGCGGTCCACACAATTGAAGATGAGGCCACAGTCGAACAGACAACCGGGCGAAACATCTTTTTAGGTGCCAATGGATTGTTGCGAAAGAATGCCACACTTACAGCCAGCACACGTGCTCGAGGAGTTCGCATCGTTCCTGCAGAACGATGTCAGAGCGGAGATCGACGACGAGTTCGTCGACGGACAGGTGGGATCGATGTCGAGTACGATGCGATATCTTTCACGACAACTGCGGCAGAAACACGAGATAACGGTTCGACAACGCGATTCGCTGCTCGAGGGACTCGCGGCCATCGAACAAGACTGCGACGACCCAGCAGTCGTCGAATCGGTTGCGGCCGCCCAGGAACGAATCGAGAGGACGCCTGCAGAAGAGAGCACCGAACTGGAAACCGTCCTCGTTTCGACGTGCAACGACGTCCTCGAGACGATCGACGCGGAACTCGAGGGCGACGACGCCGGGTCAGCGCGGGAGCCGCTGTACGACTTCTTGCGGGTCCGCGTCGAGGGCCAACTCGAGATGCTCGGACGTGATGCACCATGACACTCGAGGTCGACGACATCACGGGCGAACTCGCAGCGTATCTCTCGGGTCGGTTGGCCGACGACGACGTGACGGTGACCGACCTCGAGCGCCACACGGAGGGATGGTCCCGACAAACGATGTCGTTCACGGCTACCTGGACGGACGACGGCACCGAGCGATCGAAGCGACTCGTCGCACGCGTCGATCCGAGCTACGAGGAGGATCGAACGTTCG from Natronorubrum sediminis encodes the following:
- a CDS encoding TIGR04024 family LLM class F420-dependent oxidoreductase; amino-acid sequence: MTERDVFLPVGAQPTLDALVDQAITAEELGYDRAWFPESWGRDAVTAIATTAERTDEIGLGTSIVNVYSRSPALLGQTAATLQEATDGRFRLGVGPSGPIVIENWHGQEFGNPLRRTRETIDIVKQVLTGEPVQYDGEYFDLNGFRLRCDAPDPAPPIDAAALGPKAVELVGRFADGWHAVNYTSGGIEERLEDLERGAELGDRDPDDIRVTLSVGCCALEDAERANELVSQHIAFYIGGMGTFYRDNLARQGYEDLAHEIHDAWQEDERDHAVDLVQSELREQMGAAGTPADARDQLEKFESIDGVDAVYVSFPRGATTDEIHETMTALAP
- a CDS encoding enoyl-CoA hydratase/isomerase family protein, whose protein sequence is MQESFETTTVEFDEDTGVGRVTLNRPDALNALSGQLREDIVESLRLLNEQNDDEIALRVVVISGAAGNFCAGADITEFEDASPGGSPERTHYQFIMDFPVPVIAKIDGYCLGGGLETAMACDFRFAAEDARLGLPEVDLGIIPGAGGVQYISELAGPAAAKEIAMTGDHISATRADELGIVNRVPDDLDEATQKFAEKIASKPPLAIQTIKNSARISTQTSLKEGIDYDNKVFEPLLATEDHKEGARAFAEDDYEPEFTGR
- a CDS encoding CaiB/BaiF CoA transferase family protein, which gives rise to MQLNGVRILDLTRLLPGPYATQLLADSGAEVIKVEDTGAGDYARHGQPRSERDVGAIFEMVNRGKKSVSIDLKSDEGTEAFYRLVESADVVFEQFRPGVVDRLGIDYETLCSYNEDLIYCSLTGYGQEGPWSDRAGHDLNYVGLAGLLDMTRESPSDKPQMPGYPIGDMSGGLFSAFAITEALLSRELGNTNGEYIDVAMSDVVASFSQSVTYQALTGDPAEPRPGETALSGKFPWYDSYATADGKWVTLAALEPKFWRAFCEAVGAEHLIDAHDDHDTETFATVRAELEDLFAERTREEWEDALGDVDAAFGGVYTPAEMVEHPQLEAREMIERPENAPSRIGFPARSSEAPAGAGETLPAQGEHTDSVLSAVGYSDAELEELRDADAIR
- a CDS encoding ABC transporter substrate-binding protein, which gives rise to MGEHTIPGITRRRVLQTGAVATGIGISGCLGGGGDTLQYMGRGGATQDAFRDILTEWEDENDVDVQHMEVADDTEMLSVLEGSPGEIDFCNPSPNGFAQFREADVLMDLDYGEIPNYDNIDGPWHDAPFLEDHEDGVYRYISTQGLAYNTEEVDEFDSWDEIEREAYEGQISLFAGPDARFANAAAAAGEDINEIEDDDVFDAIIEKVEDQHENVFQYWESGDQHMQFLREEQAVISSAWGGRVLSLQADDYPIEYFIPEEGAVTHSEGYAIPEESENEETVHELLNWLYERDNLVELSTNIDYPIPIEDPPEEITELPDYTEHPDDLTWIDWDVVLPMQEEMTQAFDEIRSG
- a CDS encoding SDR family NAD(P)-dependent oxidoreductase translates to MDLGITDRTAVVTGGGGRIGGEDCRKLAEEGVNVVPLDVDEDGAAQVAEEINETAGGGNAMAVACDLTDRADVSESIGDVRDEFGGVDILVNNAAMVDARARIGDFEDDVWDRDVEINLTGTYNISKEVFPRMCERGWGRVINMSSMAGWYGGFGQFSYSATKAAMIGVGKTMALEGAQAGVTSNVIAPNIVVGEWSDMDPDELRENVDPYFARIAEATPMRALGSEADVADMITYLSSEQAGYVTGQVIGVTGGVDLFSF
- a CDS encoding acyl-CoA synthetase; this encodes MIDDSDIEPRVDTYRFYREEWDDYEELYESFEWEIPETFNMATFLCERWATGEARPALFDASSANSRTRYSFDQLEENANQLAQAFADRGIERGDRIAVSGAQRVETLVTHIAAWKLGAVSVPLSVLLGPDALSFRLEDSETVAFVAHDDSLEALRTVAPDIGVLETTLVVGDESLTDEETAFWDALEGQPSTFETVSTPADDPAMMIYTSGTTGNPKGVIHPHRSMLGALPAVLLGQYNLQVRADDVNRTVVEWSWIGSLYLSLFPALYFGTPTVIDASGEFDPEREFELIDRYDVTTTGGPATALRMLVHSESADRYDLSSVRVIVQGGEALDRDTATRLTDVFENAVVHEVYGQTEALQFVADCTALGVDHQFGKMGKVAPGHTVRIQDPETGESLERGEVGEIALEYDGNPMCFEEYWNRSDATAEKVQNGWLRTEDLGVLSEDGYLSFRSRTDDVIISSGYKIGPTEIEECLAEHDAVASSGVIGVPHETRGEIPKAFVVLTDDADASESMRETLQDHVRSRLAKYQYPREIEFADELPKTSTGKVRRLDLRKREGLAPS
- a CDS encoding MBL fold metallo-hydrolase; translation: MADSDRTPASGIERRVHRFEFTVEWPPGHAAAYLLDGDETVLVDAGMPGDDARSELSAGLAASRHDLDVDHLLLTHAHRDHIGQVRTLLENGSPTVYAPRQIAERFQRDVETIATATRANLVEAGVDEDVLDTAADRLVGFHRTIRELLPLEAVDVWLDHGSPVDIGPLTVEPIHAPGHHVSQYCYRTELDGERTLFSGDVAMEPFRAPALLVNFDDGVRESVTTFLESLHRLTSYAVDRVYPGHGPVHAEYDAMVARSIADIETRLEETVDAVSTNGTTAFDLAYERTGRTHDIERLLVETVGMLSHLETEGRVESTLEDGVRYYFPV
- a CDS encoding SDR family NAD(P)-dependent oxidoreductase, producing MTRSQFSVDGQTAVVTGSSSGIGKAIVERFADDGANVVVTSREAANVEPVADEINESDAPGEALALECDVTDRGAVEELVRTTVDEFGSLDILVNNAGASFQASPAEISENGWKTIVDINLHGTFHCSQVAYEQMSADSGGQIINVASVAGQRGSKNMSHYGAAKAAVINYTTSVAADWSEDDVWVNCIAPGLVATEGVRTQMGIDGDVDAIDRSRADRTIGRPEEVADLAQFLASPASSYIVGETVTIKGVPRLEE
- a CDS encoding ABC transporter substrate-binding protein, encoding MVDNTIQQPTRRQVLQTGSVVAGAAVAGCLGGSDDDTLGYISRGGITQDAERELFEEWSADSGIDVTHQEVADDAEMVELIAANPNDFDFANLVSWAYELNRLEHDEGLFAEIDVDRVPNYDNVDDAWQSAPLVDDNPYGIFYYISTQGLIYNTEHGDISSWEDMKDEEYDGELTLQDSAVSRFGNSCASLGYDIAEAANDDDLYEDAVAEMEDQHENVFTYWTAGDEFMRLLREEQAAVSEGWGGRAENLQEDGYPVEYVIPEEGCITWSTAFSIVEESDMKEEVYDLLDFIYERENAVELAQTHKYPVPLEDPPEEITERAEYTEDPDDLVWIDWSDIVPLQEELEQRHNEIQS